The following are from one region of the Magallana gigas chromosome 6, xbMagGiga1.1, whole genome shotgun sequence genome:
- the LOC105326296 gene encoding uncharacterized protein isoform X6, protein MTMDLEPPTDLLHGLNRIRCNGSRIMVGSRDFTSASEALEAYLDQYAGLTSKHKGRYRQNVSDLLDPKSPLHLTADRSLQTGVRDTPAELKLATARESINESYDKMKRNMALRAEVDEALNKSGELLKRIASDERLPRDAPSDIESANTDTLINMNPGAAAHRKGHVYSYKNPRNRSKTVGAAPQKRDMSSVEDILGGSRRSGLANLPPPMSFKSSQPRERSRSVSPSSFRHHERLASNPARQAYDIPVKSYDLNSSRTQKPPSWIDALDISNPSESFWSRRDLVSGRPAPSWVNGLDKSEISSLTADLPQKRVGFSENVAQSSFNKSHDSNPPGLDFNDLLSKSPGKSSLKSPKSGRKAYNFSSKLAPEVLKAGNTSATSSDILDKYLETSKGDHSLNTSRRPRCSSLDTEALLAGISAPNKSDITGASPIEPEASPARPRLTHRPQSPDTDMVLEGDRSWEKPVAPSLKPPVFPSEEDIQTDTLTGTPQPGSLEALKNMLFKLQTEAAAHAAGNPTTIENLQVGAVPSNGKVEDEIPALKGYNWQEQPGGQSLEKALHHLGNLKTIVKSEKEARSRSPSPQRMRSRSYSPSRSRPTQS, encoded by the exons ATGACAATGGATTTAGAACCTCCCACAGACCTCCTCCACGGATTGAACAGAATCCGCTGCAACGGATCGCGGATCATGGTGGGGAGCCGAGATTTTACCTCAGCCTCGGAGGCTTTGGAGGCTTACCTGGACCAGTATGCAG GCCTGACCTCAAAACACAAAGGTCGCTACCGTCAGAACGTCTCTGACCTCTTGGACCCAAAGTCCCCGCTTCACCTGACGGCTGACCGGTCGCTACAGACAGGGGTCAGGGATACCCCTGCGGAGCTCAAGTTGGCGACCGCCAGGGAGTCTATCAATGAATCGTACGACAAGATGAAGCGAAACATGGCTCTGAGGGCCGAAG TGGATGAAGCTTTGAATAAGTCGGGAGAGCTGTTGAAGAGAATCGCCAGTGACGAGCGCCTCCCCAGGGATGCCCCGAGTGACATAGAGAGTGCTAACACAGACACTCTGATCAACATGAACCCGGGGGCAGCCGCCCATAGAAAGGGACACGTGTACTCTTATAAGAACCCCCGAAACAGGTCAAAGACTGTAGGGGCTGCCCCCCAGAAGCGCGACATGTCCAGTGTTGAGGATATCCTTGGTGGTTCAAGGAGGAGTGGGCTGGCCAATCTACCGCCCCCGATGAGCTTCAAGTCGTCCCAGCCAAGGGAGAGAAGTAGATCGGTGTCCCCGTCCTCATTCAGACATCACGAGAGACTGGCCAGTAACCCCGCCCGACAGGCCTATGACATTCCTGTCAAAAGCTACGACCTCAATTCATCCCGGACTCAGAAACCTCCCAGCTGGATCGATGCCCTGGACATTTCTAACCCCAGTGAGAGTTTCTGGTCCAGGAGGGATCTAGTGTCTGGTAGGCCAGCTCCAAGCTGGGTCAATGGACTGGATAAATCCGAAATTTCTAGCCTCACTGCGGATCTACCTCAGAAGCGAGTTGGCTTCTCTGAAAATGTGGCCCAATCTAGTTTTAACAAATCACATGATTCAAACCCACCTGGATTAGATTTCAATGATTTGCTATCTAAATCACCAGGAAAATCTTCATTAAAATCTCCAAAATCAGGTAGAAAGGCATATAACTTCTCCAGTAAGTTAGCACCAGAAGTGTTAAAAGCTGGAAACACAAGTGCAACCAGTAGTGATATTTTGGATAAATACTTGGAAACTTCAAAGGGAGATCATTCACTCAATACATCTCGTCGCCCTCGCTGTTCAAGTCTTGATACAGAAGCACTGTTAGCTGGGATATCTGCCCCCAACAAAAGTGACATTACTGGAGCCAGCCCTATTGAACCAG AGGCATCCCCAGCCCGGCCGAGACTGACCCATCGCCCTCAGAGTCCTGACACAGATATGGTGCTGGAAGGAGACCGGTCCTGGGAGAAACCTGTGGCACCCAGTCT GAAGCCACCAGTGTTTCCATCGGAGGAAGACATACAGACAGACACACTGACCGGAACTCCACAGCCAGGCAGTCTGGAAGCCCTCAAGAACATGTTGTTTAAACTCCAGACAGAGGCTGCGGCACACGCTGCGGGAAATCCGACAACCATCGAAAATCTACAG GTTGGTGCTGTTCCTAGCAATGGTAAGGTGGAGGATGAGATCCCCGCCCTGAAAGGCTACAACTGGCAGGAACAGCCCGGGGGTCAGTCCCTTGAAAA AGCCCTTCATCATTTAGGAAACTTGAAGACCATTGTGAAGAGTGAGAAGGAGGCCCGCAGCAGGTCTCCCTCACCCCAGAGGATGAGGAGTCGGTCCTACTCCCCCTCCCGCTCACGACCCACACAAAGCTAG
- the LOC105326296 gene encoding uncharacterized protein isoform X5 — protein sequence MTMDLEPPTDLLHGLNRIRCNGSRIMVGSRDFTSASEALEAYLDQYAGLTSKHKGRYRQNVSDLLDPKSPLHLTADRSLQTGVRDTPAELKLATARESINESYDKMKRNMALRAEGYGDMYRVDEALNKSGELLKRIASDERLPRDAPSDIESANTDTLINMNPGAAAHRKGHVYSYKNPRNRSKTVGAAPQKRDMSSVEDILGGSRRSGLANLPPPMSFKSSQPRERSRSVSPSSFRHHERLASNPARQAYDIPVKSYDLNSSRTQKPPSWIDALDISNPSESFWSRRDLVSGRPAPSWVNGLDKSEISSLTADLPQKRVGFSENVAQSSFNKSHDSNPPGLDFNDLLSKSPGKSSLKSPKSGRKAYNFSSKLAPEVLKAGNTSATSSDILDKYLETSKGDHSLNTSRRPRCSSLDTEALLAGISAPNKSDITGASPIEPEASPARPRLTHRPQSPDTDMVLEGDRSWEKPVAPSLKPPVFPSEEDIQTDTLTGTPQPGSLEALKNMLFKLQTEAAAHAAGNPTTIENLQVGAVPSNGKVEDEIPALKGYNWQEQPGGQSLEKALHHLGNLKTIVKSEKEARSRSPSPQRMRSRSYSPSRSRPTQS from the exons ATGACAATGGATTTAGAACCTCCCACAGACCTCCTCCACGGATTGAACAGAATCCGCTGCAACGGATCGCGGATCATGGTGGGGAGCCGAGATTTTACCTCAGCCTCGGAGGCTTTGGAGGCTTACCTGGACCAGTATGCAG GCCTGACCTCAAAACACAAAGGTCGCTACCGTCAGAACGTCTCTGACCTCTTGGACCCAAAGTCCCCGCTTCACCTGACGGCTGACCGGTCGCTACAGACAGGGGTCAGGGATACCCCTGCGGAGCTCAAGTTGGCGACCGCCAGGGAGTCTATCAATGAATCGTACGACAAGATGAAGCGAAACATGGCTCTGAGGGCCGAAG GTTATGGGGACATGTACAGAG TGGATGAAGCTTTGAATAAGTCGGGAGAGCTGTTGAAGAGAATCGCCAGTGACGAGCGCCTCCCCAGGGATGCCCCGAGTGACATAGAGAGTGCTAACACAGACACTCTGATCAACATGAACCCGGGGGCAGCCGCCCATAGAAAGGGACACGTGTACTCTTATAAGAACCCCCGAAACAGGTCAAAGACTGTAGGGGCTGCCCCCCAGAAGCGCGACATGTCCAGTGTTGAGGATATCCTTGGTGGTTCAAGGAGGAGTGGGCTGGCCAATCTACCGCCCCCGATGAGCTTCAAGTCGTCCCAGCCAAGGGAGAGAAGTAGATCGGTGTCCCCGTCCTCATTCAGACATCACGAGAGACTGGCCAGTAACCCCGCCCGACAGGCCTATGACATTCCTGTCAAAAGCTACGACCTCAATTCATCCCGGACTCAGAAACCTCCCAGCTGGATCGATGCCCTGGACATTTCTAACCCCAGTGAGAGTTTCTGGTCCAGGAGGGATCTAGTGTCTGGTAGGCCAGCTCCAAGCTGGGTCAATGGACTGGATAAATCCGAAATTTCTAGCCTCACTGCGGATCTACCTCAGAAGCGAGTTGGCTTCTCTGAAAATGTGGCCCAATCTAGTTTTAACAAATCACATGATTCAAACCCACCTGGATTAGATTTCAATGATTTGCTATCTAAATCACCAGGAAAATCTTCATTAAAATCTCCAAAATCAGGTAGAAAGGCATATAACTTCTCCAGTAAGTTAGCACCAGAAGTGTTAAAAGCTGGAAACACAAGTGCAACCAGTAGTGATATTTTGGATAAATACTTGGAAACTTCAAAGGGAGATCATTCACTCAATACATCTCGTCGCCCTCGCTGTTCAAGTCTTGATACAGAAGCACTGTTAGCTGGGATATCTGCCCCCAACAAAAGTGACATTACTGGAGCCAGCCCTATTGAACCAG AGGCATCCCCAGCCCGGCCGAGACTGACCCATCGCCCTCAGAGTCCTGACACAGATATGGTGCTGGAAGGAGACCGGTCCTGGGAGAAACCTGTGGCACCCAGTCT GAAGCCACCAGTGTTTCCATCGGAGGAAGACATACAGACAGACACACTGACCGGAACTCCACAGCCAGGCAGTCTGGAAGCCCTCAAGAACATGTTGTTTAAACTCCAGACAGAGGCTGCGGCACACGCTGCGGGAAATCCGACAACCATCGAAAATCTACAG GTTGGTGCTGTTCCTAGCAATGGTAAGGTGGAGGATGAGATCCCCGCCCTGAAAGGCTACAACTGGCAGGAACAGCCCGGGGGTCAGTCCCTTGAAAA AGCCCTTCATCATTTAGGAAACTTGAAGACCATTGTGAAGAGTGAGAAGGAGGCCCGCAGCAGGTCTCCCTCACCCCAGAGGATGAGGAGTCGGTCCTACTCCCCCTCCCGCTCACGACCCACACAAAGCTAG
- the LOC105326296 gene encoding uncharacterized protein isoform X1, with protein sequence MTMDLEPPTDLLHGLNRIRCNGSRIMVGSRDFTSASEALEAYLDQYAGLTSKHKGRYRQNVSDLLDPKSPLHLTADRSLQTGVRDTPAELKLATARESINESYDKMKRNMALRAEERERRNQQAGYGDMYRVDEALNKSGELLKRIASDERLPRDAPSDIESANTDTLINMNPGAAAHRKGHVYSYKNPRNRSKTVGAAPQKRDMSSVEDILGGSRRSGLANLPPPMSFKSSQPRERSRSVSPSSFRHHERLASNPARQAYDIPVKSYDLNSSRTQKPPSWIDALDISNPSESFWSRRDLVSGRPAPSWVNGLDKSEISSLTADLPQKRVGFSENVAQSSFNKSHDSNPPGLDFNDLLSKSPGKSSLKSPKSGRKAYNFSSKLAPEVLKAGNTSATSSDILDKYLETSKGDHSLNTSRRPRCSSLDTEALLAGISAPNKSDITGASPIEPEASPARPRLTHRPQSPDTDMVLEGDRSWEKPVAPSLKPPVFPSEEDIQTDTLTGTPQPGSLEALKNMLFKLQTEAAAHAAGNPTTIENLQVGAVPSNGKVEDEIPALKGYNWQEQPGGQSLEKALHHLGNLKTIVKSEKEARSRSPSPQRMRSRSYSPSRSRPTQS encoded by the exons ATGACAATGGATTTAGAACCTCCCACAGACCTCCTCCACGGATTGAACAGAATCCGCTGCAACGGATCGCGGATCATGGTGGGGAGCCGAGATTTTACCTCAGCCTCGGAGGCTTTGGAGGCTTACCTGGACCAGTATGCAG GCCTGACCTCAAAACACAAAGGTCGCTACCGTCAGAACGTCTCTGACCTCTTGGACCCAAAGTCCCCGCTTCACCTGACGGCTGACCGGTCGCTACAGACAGGGGTCAGGGATACCCCTGCGGAGCTCAAGTTGGCGACCGCCAGGGAGTCTATCAATGAATCGTACGACAAGATGAAGCGAAACATGGCTCTGAGGGCCGAAG AGCGAGAGAGGAGAAACCAACAGG CAGGTTATGGGGACATGTACAGAG TGGATGAAGCTTTGAATAAGTCGGGAGAGCTGTTGAAGAGAATCGCCAGTGACGAGCGCCTCCCCAGGGATGCCCCGAGTGACATAGAGAGTGCTAACACAGACACTCTGATCAACATGAACCCGGGGGCAGCCGCCCATAGAAAGGGACACGTGTACTCTTATAAGAACCCCCGAAACAGGTCAAAGACTGTAGGGGCTGCCCCCCAGAAGCGCGACATGTCCAGTGTTGAGGATATCCTTGGTGGTTCAAGGAGGAGTGGGCTGGCCAATCTACCGCCCCCGATGAGCTTCAAGTCGTCCCAGCCAAGGGAGAGAAGTAGATCGGTGTCCCCGTCCTCATTCAGACATCACGAGAGACTGGCCAGTAACCCCGCCCGACAGGCCTATGACATTCCTGTCAAAAGCTACGACCTCAATTCATCCCGGACTCAGAAACCTCCCAGCTGGATCGATGCCCTGGACATTTCTAACCCCAGTGAGAGTTTCTGGTCCAGGAGGGATCTAGTGTCTGGTAGGCCAGCTCCAAGCTGGGTCAATGGACTGGATAAATCCGAAATTTCTAGCCTCACTGCGGATCTACCTCAGAAGCGAGTTGGCTTCTCTGAAAATGTGGCCCAATCTAGTTTTAACAAATCACATGATTCAAACCCACCTGGATTAGATTTCAATGATTTGCTATCTAAATCACCAGGAAAATCTTCATTAAAATCTCCAAAATCAGGTAGAAAGGCATATAACTTCTCCAGTAAGTTAGCACCAGAAGTGTTAAAAGCTGGAAACACAAGTGCAACCAGTAGTGATATTTTGGATAAATACTTGGAAACTTCAAAGGGAGATCATTCACTCAATACATCTCGTCGCCCTCGCTGTTCAAGTCTTGATACAGAAGCACTGTTAGCTGGGATATCTGCCCCCAACAAAAGTGACATTACTGGAGCCAGCCCTATTGAACCAG AGGCATCCCCAGCCCGGCCGAGACTGACCCATCGCCCTCAGAGTCCTGACACAGATATGGTGCTGGAAGGAGACCGGTCCTGGGAGAAACCTGTGGCACCCAGTCT GAAGCCACCAGTGTTTCCATCGGAGGAAGACATACAGACAGACACACTGACCGGAACTCCACAGCCAGGCAGTCTGGAAGCCCTCAAGAACATGTTGTTTAAACTCCAGACAGAGGCTGCGGCACACGCTGCGGGAAATCCGACAACCATCGAAAATCTACAG GTTGGTGCTGTTCCTAGCAATGGTAAGGTGGAGGATGAGATCCCCGCCCTGAAAGGCTACAACTGGCAGGAACAGCCCGGGGGTCAGTCCCTTGAAAA AGCCCTTCATCATTTAGGAAACTTGAAGACCATTGTGAAGAGTGAGAAGGAGGCCCGCAGCAGGTCTCCCTCACCCCAGAGGATGAGGAGTCGGTCCTACTCCCCCTCCCGCTCACGACCCACACAAAGCTAG
- the LOC105326296 gene encoding uncharacterized protein isoform X3 — translation MTMDLEPPTDLLHGLNRIRCNGSRIMVGSRDFTSASEALEAYLDQYAGLTSKHKGRYRQNVSDLLDPKSPLHLTADRSLQTGVRDTPAELKLATARESINESYDKMKRNMALRAEAGYGDMYRVDEALNKSGELLKRIASDERLPRDAPSDIESANTDTLINMNPGAAAHRKGHVYSYKNPRNRSKTVGAAPQKRDMSSVEDILGGSRRSGLANLPPPMSFKSSQPRERSRSVSPSSFRHHERLASNPARQAYDIPVKSYDLNSSRTQKPPSWIDALDISNPSESFWSRRDLVSGRPAPSWVNGLDKSEISSLTADLPQKRVGFSENVAQSSFNKSHDSNPPGLDFNDLLSKSPGKSSLKSPKSGRKAYNFSSKLAPEVLKAGNTSATSSDILDKYLETSKGDHSLNTSRRPRCSSLDTEALLAGISAPNKSDITGASPIEPEASPARPRLTHRPQSPDTDMVLEGDRSWEKPVAPSLKPPVFPSEEDIQTDTLTGTPQPGSLEALKNMLFKLQTEAAAHAAGNPTTIENLQVGAVPSNGKVEDEIPALKGYNWQEQPGGQSLEKALHHLGNLKTIVKSEKEARSRSPSPQRMRSRSYSPSRSRPTQS, via the exons ATGACAATGGATTTAGAACCTCCCACAGACCTCCTCCACGGATTGAACAGAATCCGCTGCAACGGATCGCGGATCATGGTGGGGAGCCGAGATTTTACCTCAGCCTCGGAGGCTTTGGAGGCTTACCTGGACCAGTATGCAG GCCTGACCTCAAAACACAAAGGTCGCTACCGTCAGAACGTCTCTGACCTCTTGGACCCAAAGTCCCCGCTTCACCTGACGGCTGACCGGTCGCTACAGACAGGGGTCAGGGATACCCCTGCGGAGCTCAAGTTGGCGACCGCCAGGGAGTCTATCAATGAATCGTACGACAAGATGAAGCGAAACATGGCTCTGAGGGCCGAAG CAGGTTATGGGGACATGTACAGAG TGGATGAAGCTTTGAATAAGTCGGGAGAGCTGTTGAAGAGAATCGCCAGTGACGAGCGCCTCCCCAGGGATGCCCCGAGTGACATAGAGAGTGCTAACACAGACACTCTGATCAACATGAACCCGGGGGCAGCCGCCCATAGAAAGGGACACGTGTACTCTTATAAGAACCCCCGAAACAGGTCAAAGACTGTAGGGGCTGCCCCCCAGAAGCGCGACATGTCCAGTGTTGAGGATATCCTTGGTGGTTCAAGGAGGAGTGGGCTGGCCAATCTACCGCCCCCGATGAGCTTCAAGTCGTCCCAGCCAAGGGAGAGAAGTAGATCGGTGTCCCCGTCCTCATTCAGACATCACGAGAGACTGGCCAGTAACCCCGCCCGACAGGCCTATGACATTCCTGTCAAAAGCTACGACCTCAATTCATCCCGGACTCAGAAACCTCCCAGCTGGATCGATGCCCTGGACATTTCTAACCCCAGTGAGAGTTTCTGGTCCAGGAGGGATCTAGTGTCTGGTAGGCCAGCTCCAAGCTGGGTCAATGGACTGGATAAATCCGAAATTTCTAGCCTCACTGCGGATCTACCTCAGAAGCGAGTTGGCTTCTCTGAAAATGTGGCCCAATCTAGTTTTAACAAATCACATGATTCAAACCCACCTGGATTAGATTTCAATGATTTGCTATCTAAATCACCAGGAAAATCTTCATTAAAATCTCCAAAATCAGGTAGAAAGGCATATAACTTCTCCAGTAAGTTAGCACCAGAAGTGTTAAAAGCTGGAAACACAAGTGCAACCAGTAGTGATATTTTGGATAAATACTTGGAAACTTCAAAGGGAGATCATTCACTCAATACATCTCGTCGCCCTCGCTGTTCAAGTCTTGATACAGAAGCACTGTTAGCTGGGATATCTGCCCCCAACAAAAGTGACATTACTGGAGCCAGCCCTATTGAACCAG AGGCATCCCCAGCCCGGCCGAGACTGACCCATCGCCCTCAGAGTCCTGACACAGATATGGTGCTGGAAGGAGACCGGTCCTGGGAGAAACCTGTGGCACCCAGTCT GAAGCCACCAGTGTTTCCATCGGAGGAAGACATACAGACAGACACACTGACCGGAACTCCACAGCCAGGCAGTCTGGAAGCCCTCAAGAACATGTTGTTTAAACTCCAGACAGAGGCTGCGGCACACGCTGCGGGAAATCCGACAACCATCGAAAATCTACAG GTTGGTGCTGTTCCTAGCAATGGTAAGGTGGAGGATGAGATCCCCGCCCTGAAAGGCTACAACTGGCAGGAACAGCCCGGGGGTCAGTCCCTTGAAAA AGCCCTTCATCATTTAGGAAACTTGAAGACCATTGTGAAGAGTGAGAAGGAGGCCCGCAGCAGGTCTCCCTCACCCCAGAGGATGAGGAGTCGGTCCTACTCCCCCTCCCGCTCACGACCCACACAAAGCTAG
- the LOC105326296 gene encoding uncharacterized protein isoform X2, with amino-acid sequence MTMDLEPPTDLLHGLNRIRCNGSRIMVGSRDFTSASEALEAYLDQYAGLTSKHKGRYRQNVSDLLDPKSPLHLTADRSLQTGVRDTPAELKLATARESINESYDKMKRNMALRAEERERRNQQGYGDMYRVDEALNKSGELLKRIASDERLPRDAPSDIESANTDTLINMNPGAAAHRKGHVYSYKNPRNRSKTVGAAPQKRDMSSVEDILGGSRRSGLANLPPPMSFKSSQPRERSRSVSPSSFRHHERLASNPARQAYDIPVKSYDLNSSRTQKPPSWIDALDISNPSESFWSRRDLVSGRPAPSWVNGLDKSEISSLTADLPQKRVGFSENVAQSSFNKSHDSNPPGLDFNDLLSKSPGKSSLKSPKSGRKAYNFSSKLAPEVLKAGNTSATSSDILDKYLETSKGDHSLNTSRRPRCSSLDTEALLAGISAPNKSDITGASPIEPEASPARPRLTHRPQSPDTDMVLEGDRSWEKPVAPSLKPPVFPSEEDIQTDTLTGTPQPGSLEALKNMLFKLQTEAAAHAAGNPTTIENLQVGAVPSNGKVEDEIPALKGYNWQEQPGGQSLEKALHHLGNLKTIVKSEKEARSRSPSPQRMRSRSYSPSRSRPTQS; translated from the exons ATGACAATGGATTTAGAACCTCCCACAGACCTCCTCCACGGATTGAACAGAATCCGCTGCAACGGATCGCGGATCATGGTGGGGAGCCGAGATTTTACCTCAGCCTCGGAGGCTTTGGAGGCTTACCTGGACCAGTATGCAG GCCTGACCTCAAAACACAAAGGTCGCTACCGTCAGAACGTCTCTGACCTCTTGGACCCAAAGTCCCCGCTTCACCTGACGGCTGACCGGTCGCTACAGACAGGGGTCAGGGATACCCCTGCGGAGCTCAAGTTGGCGACCGCCAGGGAGTCTATCAATGAATCGTACGACAAGATGAAGCGAAACATGGCTCTGAGGGCCGAAG AGCGAGAGAGGAGAAACCAACAGG GTTATGGGGACATGTACAGAG TGGATGAAGCTTTGAATAAGTCGGGAGAGCTGTTGAAGAGAATCGCCAGTGACGAGCGCCTCCCCAGGGATGCCCCGAGTGACATAGAGAGTGCTAACACAGACACTCTGATCAACATGAACCCGGGGGCAGCCGCCCATAGAAAGGGACACGTGTACTCTTATAAGAACCCCCGAAACAGGTCAAAGACTGTAGGGGCTGCCCCCCAGAAGCGCGACATGTCCAGTGTTGAGGATATCCTTGGTGGTTCAAGGAGGAGTGGGCTGGCCAATCTACCGCCCCCGATGAGCTTCAAGTCGTCCCAGCCAAGGGAGAGAAGTAGATCGGTGTCCCCGTCCTCATTCAGACATCACGAGAGACTGGCCAGTAACCCCGCCCGACAGGCCTATGACATTCCTGTCAAAAGCTACGACCTCAATTCATCCCGGACTCAGAAACCTCCCAGCTGGATCGATGCCCTGGACATTTCTAACCCCAGTGAGAGTTTCTGGTCCAGGAGGGATCTAGTGTCTGGTAGGCCAGCTCCAAGCTGGGTCAATGGACTGGATAAATCCGAAATTTCTAGCCTCACTGCGGATCTACCTCAGAAGCGAGTTGGCTTCTCTGAAAATGTGGCCCAATCTAGTTTTAACAAATCACATGATTCAAACCCACCTGGATTAGATTTCAATGATTTGCTATCTAAATCACCAGGAAAATCTTCATTAAAATCTCCAAAATCAGGTAGAAAGGCATATAACTTCTCCAGTAAGTTAGCACCAGAAGTGTTAAAAGCTGGAAACACAAGTGCAACCAGTAGTGATATTTTGGATAAATACTTGGAAACTTCAAAGGGAGATCATTCACTCAATACATCTCGTCGCCCTCGCTGTTCAAGTCTTGATACAGAAGCACTGTTAGCTGGGATATCTGCCCCCAACAAAAGTGACATTACTGGAGCCAGCCCTATTGAACCAG AGGCATCCCCAGCCCGGCCGAGACTGACCCATCGCCCTCAGAGTCCTGACACAGATATGGTGCTGGAAGGAGACCGGTCCTGGGAGAAACCTGTGGCACCCAGTCT GAAGCCACCAGTGTTTCCATCGGAGGAAGACATACAGACAGACACACTGACCGGAACTCCACAGCCAGGCAGTCTGGAAGCCCTCAAGAACATGTTGTTTAAACTCCAGACAGAGGCTGCGGCACACGCTGCGGGAAATCCGACAACCATCGAAAATCTACAG GTTGGTGCTGTTCCTAGCAATGGTAAGGTGGAGGATGAGATCCCCGCCCTGAAAGGCTACAACTGGCAGGAACAGCCCGGGGGTCAGTCCCTTGAAAA AGCCCTTCATCATTTAGGAAACTTGAAGACCATTGTGAAGAGTGAGAAGGAGGCCCGCAGCAGGTCTCCCTCACCCCAGAGGATGAGGAGTCGGTCCTACTCCCCCTCCCGCTCACGACCCACACAAAGCTAG